A single region of the Penaeus monodon isolate SGIC_2016 chromosome 18, NSTDA_Pmon_1, whole genome shotgun sequence genome encodes:
- the LOC119584561 gene encoding alkylglycerol monooxygenase-like, with the protein MIATDEALRRLGTLFYVVSPRSSSFSTVKEVPNYINEAVPWFVVIVLFKELCGRAQGRQLGRMCDNVTSLGHATLYESVK; encoded by the exons ATGATCGCGACAGACGAAGCGCTGCGGAGACTCGGCACTCTCTTCTATGTCGTGTCACCGAGGTCCTCCTCCTTCAGCACGGTCAAGGAGGTGCCGAACTACATCAATGAG GCAGTCCCCTGGTTCGTCGTCATCGTGCTTTTCAAGGAGCTGTGTGGGCGCGCGCAGGGTCGTCAGCTCGGCCGCATGTGTGATAACGTGACTTCGCTGGGTCACGCCACGCTCTACGAGTCCGTCAAGTGA